The Schistocerca americana isolate TAMUIC-IGC-003095 chromosome 5, iqSchAmer2.1, whole genome shotgun sequence genome includes a window with the following:
- the LOC124616244 gene encoding uncharacterized protein LOC124616244, which produces MGLLVATHRNNINNVLITGEPCLAYQPYTIAHQTLPTVAAEPTLSTDKTRMSPTPTAMLPSLETTAITEEALLSPKQTSQLLLPESVVMPASPMTEASASTTSVEEETIAIAAPIEDSCAPPSTSQQATTIVSKVPSPVSPEGAEKEENNETHFSKLLPSTEMSASTYPRKSHRSRRPAVHKDYFFMGSVPHQETEESTSQIVSNVCISRPLNREPVSKSSINPDVLRYSNLTPINCNFKSVLKDKFCIFHQNIMSLRGKLELLGLMLNENQPHILYFTEHHVRSAMLMPHLQGYVLADSYCRLNREKGGSVIYVKEGIPHKSLD; this is translated from the coding sequence ATGGGATTATTGGTTGCAACTCACAGAAACAATATTAATAATGTGCTGATAACAGGAGAACCATGTTTAGCTTACCAGCCATATACAATAGCTCATCAAACCTTACCAACTGTAGCAGCAGAACCGACACTATCTACTGATAAAACACGGATGTCACCAACACCAACAGCAATGTTACCTTCTCTAGAAACAACAGCAATTACAGAAGAAGCATTATTGTCACCCAAACAAACATCACAACTACTATTACCAGAGTCAGTTGTTATGCCAGCATCACCAATGACAGAAGCATCAGCCTCCACAACTTCGGTAGAAGAAGAAACTATAGCAATAGCAGCACCAATAGAAGACTCCTGTGCCCCACCATCAACATCTCAACAGGCCACAACCATAGTCTCCAAGGTCCCATCTCCAGTATCACCTGAAGGAGCAGAAAAAGAAGAGAACAATGAGACACATTTTTCAAAGCTTCTACCGTCCACTGAAATGTCTGCTTCAACTTATCCAAGAAAAAGCCATAGAAGTAGAAGACCTGCTGTTCACAAAGACTATTTTTTTATGGGATCAGTGCCGCACCAAGAAACAGAGGAAAGCACAAGTCAAATCGTAAGTAATGTGTGCATAAGCAGGCCCCTTAACAGGGAACCAGTCAGTAAATCAAGTATCAATCCTGATGTATTGAGATATTCTAATTTAACACCCATAAACTGCAACTTTAAATCTGTATTGAAAGATAAGTTCTGTATATTCCACCAAAATATCATGAGCCTTAGAGGAAAATTGGAGCTTTTGGGTCTCATGTTAAATGAAAACCAACCTcacatattgtactttacagaacaCCATGTAAGGTCTGCCATGCTGATGCCCCATCTGCAAGGTTATGTTTTAGCTGATAGTTACTGTAGATTAAACAGAGAGAAAGGTGGATCTGTAATTTATGTCAAAGAGGGTATACCTCATAAATCACTTGACTGA